One Vibrio tapetis subsp. tapetis DNA segment encodes these proteins:
- the cqsA gene encoding alpha-hydroxyketone-type quorum-sensing autoinducer synthase: MNIENNHSKPLPSFISDRLDSYLDNHILCRKNAKHLVLGLEPDNTGIVLRSNDYLAVSNHPSIKQRQIDSIQNAEKEIVMSAVFEQTEKSSNTFEYQLSEFTQFSQCIVAQSGWAANVGLLHTIASEDTPIYIDFYAHMSLWHGAQNANSPIYSFMHNKTKHLQKLIDQHGPGIVIVDSVYSTVGTVSPLKDIVNIANESGCAVIVDESHSLGTHGPNGAGLLVELGLTEQVDFMTLSLAKAFAYRAGAILCHSEMNRWLPYTSLPAIFSSAILPHEMETLKATLDLIKGRDKERTRLFEQSDKLRNGLRQLGYRIQSQSQIVSIETGSEENTEVVRDYFEQHGLFGSVFCHPATPKNRSIIRLSVNSDITNRDIDHVLTVCSAAKSNNIT; the protein is encoded by the coding sequence ATGAATATTGAAAATAACCATTCAAAACCTTTGCCTTCTTTTATTAGTGACAGGCTAGATTCCTATCTTGACAATCATATTTTGTGCCGGAAAAATGCCAAACATTTAGTGCTTGGACTTGAACCTGACAATACAGGTATCGTATTAAGAAGTAACGATTATCTGGCTGTGTCTAATCATCCATCAATCAAACAAAGACAAATAGATTCCATTCAAAATGCTGAAAAAGAAATCGTCATGTCTGCCGTATTTGAACAAACGGAAAAGAGTTCTAATACCTTCGAATACCAATTGAGTGAATTCACTCAGTTTTCTCAGTGCATCGTTGCTCAGTCAGGCTGGGCTGCAAACGTTGGCTTACTGCATACCATCGCTTCCGAAGACACGCCCATATATATCGACTTTTATGCCCATATGTCGTTGTGGCATGGCGCACAAAACGCGAACAGCCCAATCTACTCTTTCATGCATAACAAAACCAAGCATCTACAGAAGCTGATCGATCAACATGGCCCAGGCATTGTCATCGTAGATTCCGTTTACAGCACCGTTGGCACTGTTTCTCCACTTAAGGACATTGTAAACATTGCAAACGAAAGTGGCTGCGCAGTCATTGTTGATGAATCCCATTCATTAGGTACGCACGGTCCCAACGGAGCCGGTTTGCTGGTAGAGCTCGGTTTGACAGAACAAGTCGACTTCATGACCCTTAGTTTGGCCAAAGCCTTCGCTTATCGTGCTGGTGCGATTTTGTGTCATTCAGAGATGAATCGTTGGCTACCATACACGTCTTTACCGGCAATTTTCAGTTCAGCAATCTTGCCTCATGAAATGGAAACGTTAAAGGCAACACTCGACCTCATTAAAGGTCGCGATAAAGAGCGAACACGCCTATTTGAACAGTCGGATAAACTGAGAAACGGATTAAGACAATTGGGGTATCGAATCCAGAGTCAGTCTCAAATTGTGTCAATTGAAACCGGGAGTGAAGAAAATACAGAAGTCGTTCGAGATTATTTTGAGCAACACGGGTTATTTGGTTCCGTCTTTTGTCATCCAGCAACACCAAAAAACCGGAGCATTATCAGGTTATCTGTGAACAGTGATATTACCAACAGAGACATTGATCATGTTTTAACGGTATGCAGCGCTGCAAAATCCAATAATATAACTTAA